TCTTGCATAAAAGCTTGTTTTATACAAAGCTACTGAAATATCATATTGTGAAGAATATTTTTAGTCAAAAGAATGTTGAATGTTTTAATCTAGCCCCGATGGAAGCGGCATCCTTTGGGCTTGGCGTGAGGCGGCGGAGCGTAGCGGAGCCGACCGAGCGCCAAGACGAAAGATATAGCGGACAGCGGGTGGGAAAAGTCAAGAGCATGACAACTTGCCATGCTCCTAATTTTATTGAAAATTTTAAACCTTTATTGTTTGATAAATTTAAAGTTTTTGTAGCCGTTGTCGGTTTTTATGTTTAAGATATAGGCACCCGAAGGAAGTCGAGCAACGTTGATTCTTGTAGAATTGGTGGATATAATTTGCTTGCCACTGAGATCATAAATGAAGATTCTTTCAATGTTTTTGTTGGTTGCCAAAATATTGATGAAATCAGAAGTAGGATTTGGGAAAATCTTGATAATTCTTGATGGATCTTCTATGCCAAGTTTGTCTGTTAGCTTAATAGGTTCGCGGAACAAAGAGAGTTGCATGAGATTTTTGCCAATCAGTTTGTAGGTGTAGGCTTCCACAGTGTAGGATCCGTAATCTTCGGTTGTTACTTCGTTGAAAAACAGGTTTTCTGTGGAAATGTCCATGTTTTCATCTAGATTTTTGAACCAAGTAAAGCTGTAGTCTGGTCCTGTTAAATATTGATGAAGAGAGGCGGGTTGTCCTATAACGCCCAGCACTTCTGCTGGCGCATCATAACGTTGTGGTGAATAATAAAATCCATCGTAATTGAAATTTTCTGAAGCGAATTTTGCTTGTAGTGCTTGTGGTGTATATCTGTTGTTGCTAAGGTCACAAACTGGTGGGAGCTTTGTTGGAAGTTCGCCTTCCAAATGATTGTCGCGTATGGATAACATTAACAAAGTCGGAATGTTTAGCAACTCCGAAGGAAAACTTCCCCGAAGTTCGTTTTCGTCAATCGAAAGTTGTTGGAGTTTTTTCAGTTGGATAAGGTTTGATAGCCCCGATTTTATTTTATTTTGGCTCAGATTGAGATTTAATAGATTTGAAAAACTCGCGATTTTTGCGGGTAATTGTTCAAGGTTGTTAGCGGCGATATTGAGTTGTTCAAGATTGTTAAGATTGCCAATGTTAGAATAGTTTGAAATGTTGTTCTTACTAAGGTTTAGTTTAATCAAA
This genomic stretch from Chryseobacterium sp. POL2 harbors:
- a CDS encoding T9SS type A sorting domain-containing protein, with product MKKTLLFLLISNFVWAQWSISNAQRNALINIYNTTNGPDWNRTWDLSKDPRNWFGINIKNGDVVEISLNNNALKGVFPSNLSIFSKLQKLDLSNNELNGELAGSLGGLTNLKVLDISHNRLSGDPSSKITSLTNLEDLGLGGNRFEIPNINQTLQPFTKLKNLNLSNLQLTEVPTSLSSFINLLQLDLSDNQITSGFDRLTNLSALQDFNLSNNQLTAVPNVINSFTRLIKLNLSKNNISNYSNIGNLNNLEQLNIAANNLEQLPAKIASFSNLLNLNLSQNKIKSGLSNLIQLKKLQQLSIDENELRGSFPSELLNIPTLLMLSIRDNHLEGELPTKLPPVCDLSNNRYTPQALQAKFASENFNYDGFYYSPQRYDAPAEVLGVIGQPASLHQYLTGPDYSFTWFKNLDENMDISTENLFFNEVTTEDYGSYTVEAYTYKLIGKNLMQLSLFREPIKLTDKLGIEDPSRIIKIFPNPTSDFINILATNKNIERIFIYDLSGKQIISTNSTRINVARLPSGAYILNIKTDNGYKNFKFIKQ